A genome region from Gammaproteobacteria bacterium includes the following:
- the rpmF gene encoding 50S ribosomal protein L32 — protein sequence MAVQKSRKSRSKRGMRRAHDSLTTPALSIDQTTGATHLRHHLTADGHYKGRQVIVVNEVVEEE from the coding sequence ATGGCTGTACAAAAAAGTCGAAAATCACGTTCAAAAAGGGGCATGCGTCGCGCGCATGATTCATTAACCACCCCAGCTTTATCGATTGATCAAACCACAGGGGCAACCCACCTTAGGCATCATCTAACCGCTGACGGTCATTATAAAGGGCGACAAGTTATTGTTGTTAATGAAGTAGTGGAAGAAGAATAG